Genomic DNA from Misgurnus anguillicaudatus chromosome 18, ASM2758022v2, whole genome shotgun sequence:
ATCACAGACAAAGCTGTTTCTCTTGAAACAAATAATCATAATTCTGTTTAGTGCAAAATGTTCACATTCAAGATTGAATGCTGTGATAACTTGTTACCTTTGTCTGACCCCAAGAGTAGAAGAGATATCTCATCCTAAATCTCATAACATTGCAACAATAATCACAGTTTAACTGGATATGCAAGCCTTCAGCAACTTTACTGGAACATTAAGAAAACAACTATATGTATTACAGCAATCTAAGACAGAGAAAAGTGCTGGTTGTTGAAAAAGGCAACACAAGGGCTTTTCACGAGGCTCTTCatctaaatgtattttatatatatctAAATCCAATCATGAGTTTTGACACCACAAATATAAACACACGTTGCTTTGATGAAAAAGCATGTGACTCTCCAGATGTCTCATCCTTTACCAACATTTTTTACCAACATTACTTTCCTGTTTTTCTGTGATTGTATTTGGGACAGTTCATATAGGAAAATGTGAATTcaatattaattatttactcaccttttTATTTGAGTGAATGTATACTGTGGGTTTGGTGAAAAAACAAACCTTAAAGGGCCCCTAACCTATAGGTGTTTTCAACAATATTAAGATTAgatttagattttattttatttaagggTCATGCACTCATAGGTGCCCAGCCCGCATGGGCTTATAAGACACTATCCAGTTATTAGGAAAGATGACCATCAAACAAGAAAAACAGACAATATAAAACACCACAACATCCTGACATACTCACAACAACTAAATCACTTTATCCCAGGATCTTTTGTCTCATTATCCATACCTTCTCAACAAAGGTTGCCacacaaaaaatgtcattttcaaataacCAAGACATAATTTCACCTTCAGGCATCCAAAACAAATCCGGGTTTTTCTGTTGCATCATAGTATACAAATCAATTCttaaattattatacatatacatattaaaattgtctctggtatccccagaatatgtctgtaaagtttcagctcaaaatacaccacagatgTTTTATTATACGATGTTAaactacactgttttctactgGCTTGCTATTGAAAAGAAAGTCTCGGACCGGACATCACATCAGTTACTTCCGCGTTtcaagaaacaggtggatatTTCTGAAGTTAAATGGTAAATTTGAATGCATTATTTTAATGACTATACACACATAAAAAAGTCCTCGTGATGAAACCTGCTTGGCGCACCTGCTGTCTGATATGCAAGGATCTGGTAAAGCAATATCATAATGTATTACAACTTATGGTTTTGTAGTCCTTTAAAATAAGTAGCTGAGACACAAAAGAAAGCCTGCTGTCCATAACAACTCAGCGGGAACAAACGTGCAGATGCAGATCTTTCAGGCGACGGTCACATACCCTCAAAATTAAGTCCAAATGTCCATTGGCgtatataaatgtgtataaaaaGGTTATGTGTAAAGTGCAAATGTTAGGAAAAAGTGGTTTAGGACGTATGAATCCAATACTTTAAGcttttaaagatgcaatttgtattatcTGTGCCGCTAGATGGTgccagatcaaatcaataacaatgatgttgtttaatgacgctctgaagcagcgtggaattatgggatttgtagtctttaactcaaccgctgatggccatcaatcagacgcaaacgagaaatcacgttgacggataaggtaatcaagtcttataaatgttgcgtttgatgacatcgtttatttcattatgtaagtttatatgtgatgttcaaaacgaaattgttagtcatagatgttacagtagtccaaattcgatggttaacacagcacagaattaagttttcaacttacaaaatacaatgatttttcacataatataTTGACAGTAAAATCTTATtttgaagtgtcttaaaatgaccatttatattgctgtacaatacctcttgatgtgcatatcgtccgcgggaagacgcgctgattacagtctatacactaatgttgtgatcaatataatagcatacgttttttgaagggttacgaggatcagaatctcggtctagttaaatgttgtcgcaaaagtctctccatccagataatgcaacaccaaattgatcctcattctttctctggttttgttccaaactcttcttgggtcgtttggttggcccgtccgtttacgggagctgtctttgctgacacaaccagtggcagacggtaaagagtaacCTTAGTCCATAAACAAACACTTAGCCCGACAGGCGCtatcgcatagttccgcatttgtccacgacactgtctgcgtccgaaaactcaaggcagtgacttgttgcctcgctgcctcatgaggaaatgacatCGGCAGCATGAAGGCAgttcagagaaaggctttcggacgcacttcaaaggcagcgtgtttgaaatataaacagagagcgcttttgtgataactaatcacatatttgaaaactacaatactaatttcttgctagaaatgcaattaaaaaatgtgtaaaaagtgaaaatatacatttattttcactaaatttgtgctccagccgccattttattttttcgaactcgaccactgttgtcatgtggtttttacgccagtaaaggcggtgacaaagggtcacatggatattaatgtcattgacaggagactgcactgccccgtgtcaatagctgtgtcccaattcaagggctgcgaccttatAAGCATGGGACCTTAAagatgagcactcggtctttcaaggtggcagcctcagaagttctcGAAGAGAACTGAAAGGAGACAGTCTAACCTTCGGACgacccataattggcgtcacctgctgcgcctgtcagcaggacatagcggaaatatgaaatcagaaaaatattaatttagtttagaaaatatgacacgttgatgtagattaaactattcaacagtatattcaattaaattaatcaaccttagaaatatatgcataaaatatgtccttagaaggtcgcagcccctgaattgggacacagctaatgttttgaatggaaatgttctcacgatttacaagtagttgaaaacatttcagatattgatagtaatcagctggacaaaatatataacactggcctagtggtttttgtacattttactgcaaatatcttacaaattgcacctttaaagtgaaAGCTGTATATGTTAATCATTCTGTTCTTATATCATCACTTACTGTATACTTGATTATTGAATTACTTGAGAACTTTTTactattcatttaatatttggCCAGCATTTAAGTTATCCTTGGTCACTTCTGATTGAAGGCAATTCtttattcttattatttttcttagatttttttttttgaataagATCGAAAATCATAGGCCAGGTATTGATAAAATTCAGAAAAATTCGGATTCTGAAAACACTCAGTctatgctaccttcatgctccTCAGTCTGTCATGAATTTAATACTATTTCTATTTCATATTTACAAGATATTATTACCCACCTCAGGCCAACAACTTGTTCACTAGATATTATCCCACCTCGTAATTAAGTACAACTTTTTGACACATTAGGACCAAGCTTACTTACCATTATCAATAAATCACTTAGTTTAGGGATTTTCCCAGCTGATCTCAAAAATGCTTTGGTACTTCCATCAATCAAAAAAACAGACCTTGACCCTGCTGTTTTGAATAACTATAGGCCTATTTCAAATTTGCCTTTTATCtcaaaaattttagaaaaagtaTCAAATCAATTACACTCTTATTTAAATTTACATTCTATATATGAGAAGTTTCAATCCGGCTTTCGGCCACTTCACAGTACCGAATCAGCACTACTGAAGGTTCTTAATGATATCTATCTGACAATAGATGCTGGAGATTCCATAATCTTAATGCTCTTGGATCTTAGTTCTGCCTTTGATATGGTGGACCATGAAATCCTTCTGTCCAGACTAGAATATGATGTGGGGCTGAAAGTAACTGTACTAAATTGGTTTCGCTCATATTTGACCGATCGAAAATTCTCTGTCCGTTTTGGCTCCTCTATGTCCTCCGTTGCTCCCCTTAGGTGGGCGGTCCCTCAGGGCTCAATTCTGGCTCCGATGCTCTTTTCCCTTTATATGCTCCCTTTGGgatccatatttaaaaaatttgatgTGTCATTTCattgctatgcagatgacattCAGATTTATGTGCCAATAAAACGGACAGGAAAAAATTAACCTGAGCACTTGTTGATGTGCTTAGATGAAATAAAGAATTGGATGTCTGCTAACTTcctaaaattaaaagaaaataaaatggaACTTATTCTTTTCGGTCCTACTAAAAGTAGTTTAAACCAGCTTCCCGATGCATATACACTTTCTTTGCCAGTAAATATTTGTGTGAAAAATCTTGGCGTTTCACTGGATAGTTCTCTGAATCTGGATAAGCAAGTAAATTCTGTTGTCAGATCTTGCTTTTTTCATTTACATATGCTGACAAAAGTGAAGCCTTTTTTATGCCCCCAAGCTTTTGAATGGGTGATACACGCATTCCTATCATCTAGACTGGACTATTGCGATTCCTTATATTATGGAATAAACTCAACAACTCTTACACGTCTTCAAATAGTCCAAAATGCAGCAGCGCGACTTTTAACAGGCACTCTCAAACGTGATCATATTACTCCGATTTTAGCACCCCTTCACTGGTTGCCGGTCCGTTTTAGAGTTGATTTTAAAGttcttttatttgtttataattgTCTAAATAACTTAGCCCCCCTTTATCTATCTGAGCTTTTAGAGCAGTACAATCCTCCAAGAAATCTTAGGTCAGATACTATACCACGGTACAGACTAAAACATAGAGGTCACCGTGCCTTTGCCATTGCGGGCCCGACATTATGGAATAGTCTGCCTAACCACGTACGTTCTGCATCTTCCCTGTCAGTTTTTAAATCACGcttgaaaacatatttttactcAGTTGCTTTTAATAATTTGCAACCTGTTTCTTAATTTTCCTTGGTTAATTTATTGTGtgatattttattgttttgtaaagcACATTGGTCAGCTTGCCTGTATAAATggtgctatataaatacattttgacttgacttgactttaTTCTGCCGATCTAACTCCTTTGGAATAGAAAACAATTGTAGTTCGGGGTTCCTCTGACAACTGTTGTTACAGCCAACATTACAACATATCCCGGGTAAATTGTAATCTTGTTGTGAACCTCCTGGGAGTGTTTCATGGATCTTTATCTGGTAGTTGTGGCTACTGTGACCATAGACTAAAGTAGAGCGCGCAGCTGTGACGGCGACGACACACAGTGAGTCAACTTTAATGTACACAGTTTTCATTTAGGTTTTCTTTACCTCAGTATTCCATGCGTTTTTCACATGCCAAAATCACACTTGACTTTTTCGTCCCTTTAACTTCATAAGCAAGCGAATGTGTCAGACTGGGAACACAAGCTCGTGCAACAATATTTCTCAGGTCGCTACATACCAAAGTTCAAGTCTGACCTGCTAATTCGTATCAAGTGGAGCGTTGTGACCAGTACAAAACAGTTATGTCACCGCGTGACCTTTCTCCCTACTGAAAAGCACAAATGGACGAAGCCAATGATCATACTGATGAGCTGCTCTTAAATATTGGTATTCTCAAAGTCTAAAGTGACCGCGACTAAAGATTATATTGACTATATTATCTATTGCTGGGACGCTTTAAAAAAATTGGGACCAaaattaagagtatacccacttctccaggcCCCACTACATCCCCGGCTTTCATATATTGGAATGAAAATGTAGTCAGGGCTCTTTAGAAAACtgctttgttactttcatccTGCTGTGCTTACTGCTGACCCCGCTAGTGCTTACTGTTTTCTCAGTTTAGCCTACAGTAAGAGAAATAAGCACCCTCAGACCGGATGAGGagttttttatcatcacacatcTGTTGTTCATTGACTATTTGAATACAAAACAGAACATGTAGCAGTGCAAGATTCAGGTAAACACACTGTTGTCCCTTTGCTCTATATCACTAAATATCAGGCCTTTAAACATCAACATACAGCATTTTActaagaaaaacaacaaatacattgTATCTTACTTTGCAGTGTACTTCTAAATGAAGGTTtagacaaattttttttaataaatggtgGTTTGAGctggtaaaaaaacaacaacaacagtaaGTCTAGGAGGACCAAGAGTATATTAACACAGTTAGTATAGTCTTCCCTGTTTTAAACAGAAAATGCTACCTGACTAGTTCTAGCACCTTTTGTACCTTTTCATAAAAACCCTTATCGACTGTTGATGATGTACTATGGTCGAAACAAATGTTGactgatatactgtatgttctCTTGGTAAACAGGAATTCAAATTAAAGCTCTAGAATTGATTCATTGATTTTTGATACACATTTCGTTCCTTGCTAAACTGTCCCCAACAAATTGCAAATCAACCTGAACCAGCATGCCTTTTATTTTGGTCAATTTGGTCTTCAGCAGGAATTGTTGGTCCATTTTATTTGTAGTTTAAGGCTTTGAAGCGCAATATATCATTAGTAGGATCTTCATAGAAAAAGtgtatgaaataaatgtaatgtttggaCAGTTGCTTTGTACCAGCAGGCAGTTAATATACAGTAGATACTGTATGTGCAGATGTTTGATTGTGAGATAAGGACCTGCAGGCTCTTTCTTCCAGAGAGGATGAAACAGTCACCATGGCAACCACCACATTGTCAGCTGAGCTCATTAAGAGCAAAACTTTGACCTCTACTAAACATAAGCTGCACTTGCCATCCTCAAGTATGTGGACAGAATGATTTACTAGTTTAATCACATACTGCTAtggatattttaattaaaagctTGATAGGGTGTATTTCTTAAATGTCATAAACTGAAATTTGTGTTTTGTGAGTTGAGATAAGAGATTGTCTATAACTGAAGTATCCTGGGGCACTAAAATATCCACAAAACTCCCTTTATAAAGTGTACCGTTAGTGCTATTACAGGATTATATGACTTGGTTGCTCCAcaagtttaagtttaaacactttatatatataaagcTTTCAGTTCATGTTCTGGACATAACAGTGTATATAAAGCTCTCCCTGTTTTCATATCATTTCATAAATAGTTACCCAAATCGGAATGTGTAGTTTATACATTCAATTTTCTAATCAAAGCTTTTAAAAGTAGATGGATAACTGTACGAAAATAGCGTTTGCCCTCTAAACATTTACAGCGTATATTATTATTAGGCTACTTACTAAaagcaaatacatttacaaattatttGGCAGTAGTCTGGCAGTATTAGTCAATCAGCAAAATTAAATCACTTCACACTGTTTGTTATTAAACAATCTAGTTAAAACGTTCATTGTGAAAACtataaagattaaaaaataatttctggtGGTTGTCAATACAATTCagcataaaaaacaaacaaacaactaaCATGTGTAAATTTTCCGTGTTTGATGTGGGCCCAGGTCCCTTTATTTCAGGGATAAAATGTTTCCAAAGTACAGTTGGTCCAATTCTGAAGGTCAGAACGTGAAGGCATATACCACACCCACAACAACAATATTCCCGATGGTGGCGGTAATGGCGATCCACAGCCAGATGGCATCTCGGGACATAGGCTGTTCCTCTTCCTGGTTATGAGCAGCCAAAACGGCAGTGTGGACACTGGCTGAAGAGTTGAACAGAGATTGATCTGTGCTGTAGTCATCATGAGGCGATGAGTCCATAAAAGCTCCTGTCATTACAGGAATCTGAGGATGAGAAAGAAAAGGTCAGTCCAAAGTTAAAAtcgaaaaagaaaagaaatagtTCTCTCAGAATTTACTTGCCCTCATGCCCAGATTTATAAGACTTCCTTTCTTCAGCTGaacacttttataaaaaatatcttgCCATGTTATGTCattttacagcatttaacaTGTTGACACTCCAGAAAGCACATCAAACTATAATTAAAGTAATCCAAGCAAAATTGAaattaacaaacacatattacaatgttctgatgcataGATATAGGAGTTGCTAAACGATTGCTAGGGTACTCTGTTTGGTTGCTAGTAAGTGAATTAGCAttcaccaatgattatactccaagacACGTATTGGTctattcaaaaacttttaataacttttttctGGTGTTCTCTAGATCAGTTGTTCTCAACGTTATatgctctgcatattttgtatgtctcccttactaaacacacctgattcaaatcatcagctcattagtagagatctCTATGAACTGAATTGATTGTGTCAGATGAGAGGaacatacaaaatgtgtttttcaaaATGATAGTGAGGTAGACTGGAGCTGAAACAGCGGGCTTTCATGACGCTTTAGGCATTTTCCAAAACAAGTGCATTGCAGtgtgaaatgttttttaagtaaaacgtttgtgtttagagttttgcAAAAAGAGTGCATGAATTTGCAAACAGTGTCTAACTACCAAAACCTGTTTAAGGTTTTTCCAAAAGTTAATTATTTGACAAATGGGTTTAGGCTACTGGAAATTTGGTTCAGAGAACGagctttagtgttttagcaattagtGTTTCATTTAGGCATAGTTGTTACTATCCCAGGGCCGGATTAGATAGGATTGGGCTCTGGGGCACCAGGCAATAGGGAGGCAGCAAGGGTTTCCGACTGCgaccaaattttttttttacaagtacTAACGCATCTGCGGGCACTCgtgacaaaaatacagaatgtgCGATCAGGTTTTAACCTCCTATTTGCATGACGGGTCAATTGCTAAATGTCACCATGCGCTCAGTTTAGGGCTGAAACgaacggcaccacagtgcaatcatatatgagcaacttgtaatctgacatattttgttcaataataataatctttgtcttattggagtttagcataaggaagttattctctctcacgcgagtcagaccgagtgcgcaatgcatcacatatgcttaaacttttatgtagccacgcaacaataatttcagcatgcattcactgtatacagcgggacgtgatgttgtgatttttcgaacggattcttgacctaaaatgcaccgcaatgcaagtgatgcaaaccaaatgcagcgttctattgaaaatgaatatatgtatttctgccgtaccaatatgcaatgaagcaactgaacgtctgactggggtgtcactcttcctcacgcgcagaacgcgtgcacacacacatacaaacacaggtgcacgtgcgcgcatacacacaggttgttaccatagcaaataggctcaccccaaaaatgatttattatatgttagtagcctaatggtaaatgctgcaggtgtagaaatgtacataaaccagatatttactttgatgtcagggctagattacagcatgaaacctgttgtgcatattaataaattaaagtgtttaattgtcggcactggcacttataaacactaaatgggtaaaaattgaaataaataggcttattttttggagccaaatacctctgtttttttagaaataaaagcaaaacgcttgaacattttacagccacatcattttcgttatgcattatttggttttggttgtttaaaaacacatacaaaatttttatgcgattactcgattaattgTTCGATttagtgctagattaatcgattacaaaaagaatccaTAGCTGCAGCCCTAGCTCAGTTGAATCTACCGATGGATCTACGCAGCCGGGTAAAGTCAACACATCTCAGAACCGCGAGAAGACGCACACACGCAGGTTTAAAATTAGACATTGCTGAGATGAGAGACAAAGAGAGTGGGGGAACTTTTagcctacattaacaccaaaaacattaTAGATGAGAATAAAGGTTTTAGACATTAGTGTCCAGTGAAGGAAAACTGGATAgaagatgagaaacatttcctaatctgaaagtttcatcaattgtgcataatgacatgtgctgCAACTGCATAaagtctatttagtatttttcagtaatgcagttattttgggaaaatgtgaataattgcattgcaggctgattcAAGGTGTGCCCTAAATTCTCTGCAGGtgctcctaaaattttcagtcaggGGGTACAATATTCCTAACaacaaaaaagttagtctggagccctgaatgaGTTTTAAATGGGTTATATATTTATAACccttttttttgggggggggggtggggctTCAAATGTGGTCACCCTGTGGCACTACACTGTATTAATATATACTATCCAAGTGCTATGTCTGATTGgcttgtgtgtagagttttgacaTAATGAGCCAAATTCTGCAAAAAGTGTGTACGCAATAGGCAAAAACTGTAAAAGGAATGTTATTGGAAAGATAATGTTACTGCGGTATTGGTGTAGTCTAAGTTAAATACTAAAAAAAGGAAACTCAAATCGTAAACGGTCCAAATGTTCTCAAAAAATCCTGTTTCAATTGTTTGCCAAATTGCTCAGCCCTACATAAATCATATTGAATCATATGACCGatatatagaccccttcaaggtttggattgttttgtcagataCGGAGCGAGTGAAAccaaaactaaaactaaatgtgcactcacacatactatggagttttaaccttttaagcgtcaccccaccctattgagttaaatctacactcttggagctttcaaacaatatacagtttgtcatgataagataagaattcatatgcaaacattaaagtaaatgtagtcgtcctgctggtgggacagtgacatttagcagaaaataatttttttgatgcacactctcttcataaatgaatcagtTACTTTCCCTACATAGtctattttataaaacactgttgaaatgtctattctggaggcttagacctttccaacgatctatagtttgtagtgatagattaaaatttacatcaacaatattaatccaaacttaggtgtcccgtattcgGGACGGCGACGCTTAATTAACACGGGTTTACAGCCCAGGGTGCATATTTTACTGGAAACAACAATTGcagatcgttctcttccatgaagctgatgtaaacatctaagaatatattaacatttctcagatttattacttttgtggactacaaatgcaagttgatgtcatactcggattgcttggcaaagataatttacaaacatgagactggatggattatgactcacacacaatttttaaacaaaggtatgttgtcccgtttagatttttcatgttcattctatacgCAGTGTCGGCAGTGATAAAGTTTAATGATTCATTGCACCGCCCACCATGGTCCTGCGACGtaagatcagaaatgtcttgtctgcaagtgttcatttttttacaaaatagagtaacgcgagtaaggaactaatttaaatttcaataattgtaactgcgttacttgattaaaaaaaatactttgttacatgctcgttactcttgttattgtttactttggggtttgtaccttttgcatatcgttagcatgtactaatacacacttacacaccaaaggaaatgtaaaatcgtgaatcagacgatagttgctctttaaaacactaaaaataTGTTGCTTGTAAAAAGTGTATTTTCAGGATAGCACCACCTCCACCTCATTTTGAGTCAGGAAAAACCCTGCAAGCTCCACTATTGTTATCATGCATACTTATTATGTTTACTTGACATCAAAGTATGttcataattattattaaataattattattatacacagttcacacacacttATTCTTGcaaatgattaatcgcgattaattatTATGCAGCCTACTACCTGGAACTTTCTACTCCTGGGGTGCGCTTAATATGGTTTCTCGTTTCCCCGCTCCTAGATCCTATGACCCGGAAGCATCTGTCAATGTCAGATAACAGCTCATGAAATATTAGCGGGGCAGTTGGGAGAAAACCTCCTCATGTTAACAtttatgtgtatgtgtgaggAGGATTCCTCTGGCTACAACAAATGAATCAGAGCATTAAATGAAGCAATGTGCAGTGAACTCTAAAAAGTAGTATTCCTTCTGAAGTACCTTGTCGGTACACAGTGCTGAACAGGCTTGTGGCCCCACCATGGGTGCATATTTATCCTTTCAACCATCAATGTCTTCAACTTGGCGGTTGAGGACACTCAAGTCTTTGAGGAGGCATGACATTGGTGACTAGTGGTCAGCTGATAATTACCAGCATCAGCTAACAAGTAATTCCATTGAACTTTGTTTCTTAAGATAAGCCACTCAGATGGAAAGCCAGCATCTGCCAGACAGTCCATTTTAAACATGACATAAAGCTGTGTTACCTAAAACACTTAGGTGTGCAGCACAGTCTTCCTTAATGATACATGGTTTTATTCTAGTTAAAACCAAAGAAAACTCATTTTCTGTATGTCTTTCACATAGCTGTTTCATCAGACAAACACGGTAACGCATCTGGCCCAAAGTTAACCTCCAGTCTTTGCTTGTTTATCTGTCTGACTAGTGACTAAACTAACCTCTGGATCAAATGCCGTTtggaaaataaaaaagtttagcATGGATCACCATCGTGCGGATTTGGCAGCCAAGCAAGAATTTAAGtatctgtacactgtaaaaaatttgctataattatgcagctggttgccagtaacttactgtagaagatcaagactgaaatgtttcatgttcatttaaatttgaacaaactgttgctagtaaataacataaatgtcaaatctacagtaagttactggcagctggttgccagtaatacccattaaagcaacactaaagagtttttttaccttaaaaaaacgtTTCCAATAAAGTTTAAGTCGTTcttccactcgaaacagggtgaacggcag
This window encodes:
- the LOC141350411 gene encoding uncharacterized protein C14orf132, which produces MDLSFMVAQIPVMTGAFMDSSPHDDYSTDQSLFNSSASVHTAVLAAHNQEEEQPMSRDAIWLWIAITATIGNIVVVGVVYAFTF